A single genomic interval of Methanobrevibacter boviskoreani JH1 harbors:
- a CDS encoding V-type ATP synthase subunit D — protein sequence MAEEILEGINPTRMELLALKKRENLAVKGHSLLKEKRDALIKEFFDILDRVKGARSDVEKILKEAYEALTLAQIEMGDLAVEKTALSVKESVDVKVTSRSIMGVPVPLCDTTFDSRDLVNRGYGFSDTSAQLDIAAEKFEQAVKMIIELGEIEKTIYLLAEEIESTKRRVNALEHIMIPKLENTVKSIDMRLQEMERENFVRLKMIRATIEANEAEEAAKKADNPA from the coding sequence ATGGCAGAAGAAATTTTAGAGGGTATTAATCCTACTCGTATGGAGTTACTCGCTCTTAAAAAACGTGAAAACCTTGCAGTTAAAGGTCACAGTCTTTTAAAAGAAAAACGTGATGCTTTAATCAAAGAGTTTTTTGATATTTTAGACAGAGTTAAAGGCGCTCGTTCCGATGTAGAAAAGATCCTCAAAGAAGCATATGAAGCTTTAACCTTAGCTCAAATTGAAATGGGTGATTTAGCTGTAGAAAAAACTGCTTTATCTGTTAAAGAATCAGTTGATGTAAAGGTTACATCAAGAAGTATTATGGGTGTTCCAGTTCCATTATGTGACACTACATTTGATTCAAGGGATTTAGTCAACCGTGGATATGGTTTCTCAGATACATCTGCTCAATTAGATATTGCTGCTGAAAAATTTGAACAGGCAGTAAAAATGATTATTGAATTAGGTGAAATTGAAAAAACTATCTACCTTTTAGCTGAGGAAATCGAATCAACTAAACGTCGTGTAAATGCTCTTGAACATATTATGATTCCAAAATTGGAAAACACTGTAAAATCTATTGATATGAGACTTCAAGAGATGGAAAGGGAAAATTTCGTTAGATTGAAAATGATTCGTGCTACTATCGAAGCAAATGAAGCAGAAGAAGCTGCTAAAAAAGCTGATAACCCAGCTTAG
- a CDS encoding ATP synthase subunit B: MNTDIKTREYTTVTEVSGPLMVVEGVEGVAYNEIVDIETPNGEKRSGQVLEVRNDVAVVQVFEGTDDLNTKNTKTRFTGRTAKIGVSRDMMGRIFNGTGKPIDGGPEIIPEKELDINGNPMNPTSREYPADFIQTGISTIDGMNTLVRGQKLPIFSGSGLPHNELAAQIARQAKVVGEDTEFTVIFGAMGITHEEANFFMREFERTGALEKVTVFMNLADDPAIERILTPKMALTTAEYFAFELGMHVLVILTDLTNYCEALREISAARDEVPGRRGYPGYMYTDLAGIYERAGRIQGKEGSITQMPILVMPQDDITHPIPDLTGYITEGQIVLSRDLHRKGIYPPVDVLPSLSRLMGGGIGEGKTRPDHSGVSDQMYSAYAEGRDLRDLVAVVGEEALTDRDKSFLEFAQQFEDKFVTQSKDEDRSIEETLDLGWDLFKILPRTELKRVKDEFIEEHLKD; the protein is encoded by the coding sequence ATGAATACTGATATTAAAACAAGAGAATACACTACAGTCACTGAAGTTTCTGGTCCTTTAATGGTTGTTGAAGGTGTTGAAGGTGTAGCTTACAACGAAATTGTAGACATCGAAACACCTAACGGAGAAAAAAGAAGTGGACAAGTATTAGAAGTTAGGAATGATGTAGCTGTTGTTCAAGTTTTTGAAGGTACAGATGATTTAAACACTAAAAATACTAAAACTAGATTCACTGGTAGAACTGCTAAAATCGGAGTTTCCAGAGATATGATGGGCCGTATCTTTAACGGTACTGGTAAACCTATTGACGGTGGTCCAGAAATAATTCCTGAAAAAGAATTGGATATTAACGGTAACCCTATGAACCCAACTTCAAGGGAATATCCTGCAGATTTCATCCAAACTGGTATTTCTACTATTGATGGAATGAACACTTTAGTAAGAGGTCAAAAACTTCCTATTTTCTCAGGATCTGGTTTACCTCACAATGAACTTGCAGCACAAATTGCAAGACAAGCTAAAGTAGTTGGTGAAGACACTGAATTTACCGTAATTTTCGGTGCAATGGGTATTACTCACGAGGAAGCTAACTTCTTTATGAGAGAATTTGAAAGAACAGGAGCACTTGAAAAAGTAACTGTATTCATGAACTTAGCAGATGATCCTGCTATTGAAAGGATTTTAACTCCTAAAATGGCTTTAACTACTGCAGAATACTTTGCTTTCGAATTAGGTATGCATGTACTTGTTATCTTAACCGATTTAACAAACTACTGTGAAGCATTAAGGGAAATTTCCGCTGCTAGGGACGAAGTACCTGGAAGAAGAGGTTATCCTGGATACATGTATACTGATTTAGCAGGTATATATGAAAGAGCAGGACGTATTCAAGGTAAAGAAGGTTCCATTACTCAAATGCCTATCTTAGTCATGCCTCAAGATGATATTACTCACCCTATTCCAGATTTAACTGGATATATTACAGAAGGACAAATTGTATTAAGTAGGGATTTACACAGGAAAGGTATTTACCCACCTGTAGATGTACTTCCATCATTATCTCGTTTAATGGGTGGAGGTATTGGTGAAGGTAAAACCAGACCTGACCATAGTGGTGTATCTGACCAAATGTATTCAGCTTATGCTGAAGGTCGTGATTTAAGAGATTTAGTAGCTGTAGTTGGTGAAGAAGCTCTTACAGACAGGGATAAAAGTTTCTTAGAATTTGCTCAACAATTTGAAGACAAATTCGTAACTCAATCCAAAGATGAAGATAGAAGCATTGAAGAAACTTTGGATCTTGGTTGGGACTTATTTAAAATCTTACCAAGAACTGAACTTAAACGTGTTAAAGACGAATTTATTGAAGAACACCTTAAAGATTAG